TTAAAAAATGTATATTACAATGTTTAAATCAAAAATCCATAAAGCCACAGTTACTGAAGCAAATTTAAACTATGTAGGCAGTGTAACTATTGATAAAGATCTATTAGAAGCTTCTGGAATCTTGCCCCATGAAAAAGTACAAATTGTCAATAATAATAATGGGGCTAGATTAGAAACCTATGTAATAGAAGGTCCTAGGGGAAGTGGGGTAATTTGTCTAAATGGTGCCGCCGCCCGTCTAGTTCAACCAGGAGATGTGGTTATTATCATCGCTTATTGTCAATTAGATGAACAAGAGGCTAAAAACCATCAACCAACTATAGTCTTTGTAGATGAAAAGAACAGGATAACTTCTATTGAGGGTAAAGAAAAACACGGTGAAATCAGATAGAAAGTAATTAGAATAACAATTAGAATAACAAAGGGAAAGGTCATAATTTATTTTTAAATTATGACCTTCTTAGTATATATCTTGAATTCTTATTAATGCAATTTAAGCATTTTTAAATAGGCAATTTTTACTATGTAGTTTAAGCTAATTCTTCAAAATATTCTTTACCAACTCCACATTCTGGACAAAGGTAGTCCTCTGGTAAATCAGCGAAAGATGTACCTGGCTCAGCTACCCCCTCTTCTCCAACTTCAGGGTCATAAACATACCCACAGATAGTACATTCCCATTTTGACAACATAAATTGTCACCTCCTTCTATTCTTTACTTTACTTTACCAAATTCTCTTAAAAAAGAAAAGGGTATTTATAAAATTATTTTTTTTTAATATAATATTTCTATATTTAAAGAAATTATCATTAGAAGGTGAAAAAAGTGGCAATTACAGTTTCAGAAATTGTAAAAGTAACTGGTGGTGAATTAATTCAAGGGAGGGAAGATTATTTTTTTCACAATATATTTTATGATGTAATCAAAGATCAGAACATCCCTAAAAATTCTTTATACATTCCCTATATAAACAGTTA
This genomic interval from Anaerobranca californiensis DSM 14826 contains the following:
- the panD gene encoding aspartate 1-decarboxylase, with the protein product MYITMFKSKIHKATVTEANLNYVGSVTIDKDLLEASGILPHEKVQIVNNNNGARLETYVIEGPRGSGVICLNGAAARLVQPGDVVIIIAYCQLDEQEAKNHQPTIVFVDEKNRITSIEGKEKHGEIR
- a CDS encoding rubredoxin translates to MSKWECTICGYVYDPEVGEEGVAEPGTSFADLPEDYLCPECGVGKEYFEELA